In Paenibacillus algicola, a genomic segment contains:
- a CDS encoding sulfatase-like hydrolase/transferase produces MMKQPNVIVFFTDQQRFDTTGVHGNPLGLTPNFDRIARAGTHLYNMFTCQPVCGPARSCLQTGQYATTTGCYRNGIPLPLESRTMAHYFKDAGYNTSYIGKWHLGSEDPVPVHERGGYEEWLGANLLEFVSDAYDAVLFNNDNNRVKFPGYRVDAQTDAAVRYIQKQQEMENPFFLFLSYLEPHHQNYSDNYPAPDGMEEMYASRWTPPDLAALGGTAHQHLGGYYGMVKRLDEALGRLLDALKSLNMLENTIILFTSDHGNHFKTRNGEYKRSCHESSIRVPTAIYGPGFMGGGQIRDLVSLVDLPPTLLDAVGIKVPSDMQGMSIVPLVYRRIADWPKEVLVQISESMIGRAIRTDRWKYCVVDPNTNGSERAGSDCYEEAFLYDLQADPYELNNLIGLETFNSVTAELRARLQARMVEIGETLPKIVPAQSRAPGQRSVTITEMKHHDWPKHGAATDKI; encoded by the coding sequence ATGATGAAGCAACCCAATGTAATTGTATTTTTCACCGACCAACAACGCTTTGATACGACGGGCGTGCATGGAAACCCTCTAGGGCTAACTCCGAATTTTGATCGGATTGCAAGAGCAGGTACACATTTATATAACATGTTTACTTGTCAGCCGGTGTGTGGTCCTGCGAGGTCTTGTCTCCAAACGGGTCAGTATGCTACCACTACAGGATGCTATCGGAACGGTATACCATTGCCGCTTGAATCCAGAACTATGGCTCATTACTTCAAGGATGCTGGCTACAATACAAGCTACATTGGCAAATGGCATCTGGGGAGCGAGGATCCGGTGCCGGTTCATGAACGCGGAGGCTATGAGGAGTGGCTGGGAGCAAATTTGCTGGAATTTGTGTCTGACGCCTATGATGCTGTTTTGTTTAATAACGACAATAATCGTGTCAAGTTTCCAGGCTACCGGGTAGATGCCCAGACCGATGCGGCCGTTCGTTATATCCAGAAGCAGCAAGAGATGGAGAATCCTTTTTTTCTGTTTCTCTCATACCTAGAGCCTCACCATCAGAATTACTCGGATAATTATCCCGCTCCCGACGGTATGGAGGAGATGTACGCGTCGCGCTGGACGCCGCCAGATCTTGCTGCGCTCGGAGGCACTGCACATCAGCATTTGGGTGGTTACTATGGGATGGTAAAACGTTTGGATGAAGCCCTAGGGCGCTTGCTTGATGCACTTAAAAGCCTGAATATGCTGGAAAACACCATCATTTTATTTACATCAGATCATGGTAACCACTTCAAAACACGGAATGGGGAATACAAGAGATCCTGCCACGAAAGCTCCATACGAGTGCCAACTGCTATTTATGGCCCTGGCTTTATGGGGGGAGGCCAAATACGTGATCTCGTCAGTCTGGTCGACCTGCCGCCAACACTGCTAGATGCGGTGGGTATTAAAGTGCCCTCAGATATGCAAGGGATGTCTATAGTTCCTCTTGTGTATCGAAGAATTGCAGATTGGCCGAAAGAGGTGCTTGTGCAGATCAGCGAGTCTATGATCGGAAGAGCTATACGAACGGATCGATGGAAGTATTGTGTCGTTGATCCTAATACGAATGGAAGTGAAAGAGCTGGTTCGGATTGTTATGAGGAAGCTTTCCTATACGATTTGCAGGCAGATCCTTACGAACTAAACAATCTGATTGGCCTGGAAACCTTCAATTCAGTAACAGCTGAGTTGAGAGCACGTCTTCAAGCTCGTATGGTAGAGATTGGAGAAACGTTACCGAAGATTGTACCTGCGCAATCCAGAGCTCCTGGACAGAGAAGCGTAACCATAACTGAAATGAAGCACCATGACTGGCCTAAGCACGGCGCAGCTACAGATAAAATTTAA
- the yhbH gene encoding sporulation protein YhbH has protein sequence MTEGSFIVSREDWSLHRKGYKDQVRHQRKIKEVIKQNLPDLITEENIIMSDGKQIIKVPIRSLDEYRFIYNHQKQKHVGQGDGSSQTGDVLGRDPAQQQPGQGEKAGDKPGQDVVETEVDLEELENMLFEELELPHLQPKDKEQIEAPSIIFNDIRKKGIMSNIDKKRTILENLRRNASSGRPGIHHISPDDLRYKTWEDIVIPESNAVIIAMMDTSGSMGTFEKYCARSFFFWMTRFLRRQYEHVELVFIAHHTEAKIVTEEEFFTRGESGGTICSSAYIKALDLIQRNYPPSKYNIYPFHFSDGDNLTSDNERCVKLISELLKVSNMFGYGEVNQYNRSSTLMSAYKHIQDKKFIFSIIKEKDEVYKALKTFFHKRESPAT, from the coding sequence ATGACGGAGGGCTCTTTTATCGTATCCAGAGAAGACTGGTCTCTTCACCGTAAAGGTTATAAGGACCAGGTTCGCCATCAGCGCAAGATCAAGGAAGTCATCAAGCAGAACCTGCCGGATCTGATTACTGAGGAAAATATTATTATGTCTGACGGCAAGCAGATCATTAAAGTGCCGATTCGAAGCCTGGATGAATATCGTTTTATTTATAATCATCAGAAGCAAAAGCATGTGGGTCAAGGAGATGGCAGCAGCCAAACCGGCGATGTGCTGGGAAGGGATCCCGCACAGCAGCAGCCGGGACAGGGAGAGAAGGCTGGTGACAAGCCCGGTCAGGACGTCGTAGAAACCGAGGTCGATCTCGAGGAGCTGGAGAACATGCTGTTCGAGGAGCTGGAGCTGCCCCATCTGCAGCCGAAAGACAAGGAGCAGATCGAAGCGCCATCTATCATTTTTAATGACATCCGCAAAAAAGGGATCATGTCCAACATCGACAAAAAGCGTACCATTCTGGAAAATCTGCGGCGCAACGCCTCCAGCGGCCGGCCCGGTATTCATCATATCAGTCCGGACGATCTTCGCTACAAGACCTGGGAGGATATCGTCATCCCGGAATCCAATGCGGTCATTATCGCAATGATGGATACCTCCGGCTCCATGGGAACGTTTGAGAAATATTGCGCACGAAGCTTCTTCTTCTGGATGACCCGCTTTCTGCGGCGGCAATATGAGCATGTAGAGCTCGTATTTATCGCGCATCATACAGAGGCTAAGATTGTGACGGAGGAGGAGTTCTTTACCCGCGGTGAAAGCGGCGGAACGATCTGCTCTTCTGCTTATATCAAAGCACTGGATTTAATTCAGAGGAATTACCCGCCGTCTAAGTACAATATATACCCCTTTCACTTCTCGGATGGAGACAATCTCACCTCTGACAACGAGCGCTGCGTCAAGCTCATTAGCGAGCTGCTGAAGGTGAGCAATATGTTTGGCTATGGCGAGGTCAATCAATATAACCGCAGCAGTACGTTGATGTCCGCCTATAAGCACATTCAGGACAAAAAATTTATTTTTTCAATTATTAAAGAAAAAGATGAGGTTTATAAGGCGCTAAAGACGTTCTTCCATAAGCGGGAGAGCCCGGCGACATAA
- the galA gene encoding beta-galactosidase GalA yields MNALPFQEMRLKEKGELGLFRQQLSMNKGWKFYDGELADFSYDAIHREHYAQPQWIKSGNHGVSKWGYDDSDWQEVQIPHDFVSSRGQFAEHSPASLGSLVKGRGWYRKAFQLTKEDDGLCLSLEFDGVYRNCSVWLNGHFIGRHLSGYASFSFDITDVACYEGPNVVAVYVDASENEGWWYEGGGIYRDVRLVKTASLHIPQWGTFVQTELHTDYSSALITIQTEIQYSDEDAVSLELCSAIYDPNQQQVGAVSSSAVIEGEGLITLTQSITLENPLLWSITTPQLYTLHSRLSTGGQVVDIYKTIFGIREVRFDNDQGFLLNGDAVKLKGVCCHEDHAGVGVAVPKAVNEYRMLRLKEMGCNAYRSSHNPPNPAIVEACDRLGIVMIDEIRHTDTSEEALNQMSRLIRRDRNHPSIILWSLGNEEMNIQGRPRGVRILNRLQRLAHKLDPTRKCTYGMNAQWLTMTDFHELNGFHIDVHGFNYMMLRNKHAYKDFRAKYPGQGLLGTENASTLSTRGLYTEEQSSVPLHVAEHALPRIIWSNPDREGIVSAYGETYPVWGARPEEAWQAAAEEDYVAGLFVWTGFDYRGETIPYEWPSVVSRFGIMDLCGFAKDIYYYYQARWTDEPVLHLFPHWTWQGREGDIIDVWSYSNLEDVELFLNGRSLGKQPVPVYGPVKWQVPYEAGRLTACGWQQGKLVKETVVRTASEPLRLDLSTSRAELSANDEDVCIVQVAVKDQAGVFVPDADQEVSFTLEGPGIILGTGNGNPLSHEQDKTPQRRLYHGLCQVLVQVKGAAGIIKLKAQSPGLEAAQLVIQIHQADPLLPFVAVIDKEQATRNSSMQRDAADGGL; encoded by the coding sequence ATGAATGCGCTACCATTTCAGGAGATGAGACTAAAGGAGAAGGGAGAGCTTGGCTTGTTCAGACAGCAGTTAAGTATGAATAAAGGTTGGAAGTTCTATGATGGTGAGCTGGCAGATTTCAGCTATGATGCTATACACCGGGAGCATTATGCACAGCCGCAATGGATTAAATCGGGAAACCACGGGGTTTCTAAATGGGGATACGACGACTCCGACTGGCAGGAGGTTCAAATTCCGCATGATTTCGTATCGAGCCGGGGACAATTCGCTGAACATTCACCGGCTTCGCTGGGCTCGCTCGTTAAGGGAAGAGGATGGTATCGGAAAGCGTTTCAGCTCACGAAAGAGGATGACGGTTTGTGCCTAAGCCTCGAATTTGATGGGGTGTACCGGAACTGCTCGGTGTGGTTGAACGGACATTTTATCGGCAGACATCTTAGCGGGTATGCCAGCTTTTCCTTCGATATTACGGATGTTGCATGCTATGAAGGGCCCAATGTGGTGGCTGTATATGTAGATGCCTCTGAGAACGAGGGCTGGTGGTATGAAGGCGGAGGGATTTATCGGGACGTGAGGTTAGTGAAAACAGCTTCCCTGCATATCCCGCAATGGGGCACCTTTGTCCAAACGGAGCTCCATACTGATTACAGCAGTGCTCTGATTACCATTCAGACCGAAATCCAATATAGTGATGAAGATGCGGTGTCTTTGGAGCTGTGCTCTGCCATTTATGATCCCAATCAACAGCAAGTGGGAGCAGTGAGCAGCTCTGCGGTTATAGAGGGAGAAGGCCTCATTACACTCACCCAGTCCATCACGTTGGAGAATCCTTTATTATGGTCGATAACTACGCCGCAGCTGTACACTTTACATAGCCGTCTCAGCACAGGTGGACAGGTCGTGGATATTTATAAAACGATATTCGGAATCCGGGAGGTCAGGTTCGATAATGATCAAGGCTTCTTATTAAATGGCGATGCTGTGAAGCTTAAAGGGGTATGCTGTCACGAGGATCATGCCGGTGTAGGGGTAGCCGTGCCGAAAGCGGTGAATGAATATCGAATGCTGCGGCTAAAAGAAATGGGCTGTAACGCTTATCGGAGCTCTCACAATCCGCCGAATCCGGCTATTGTCGAGGCCTGTGATCGCCTGGGCATCGTAATGATTGATGAAATCAGACATACTGACACCTCAGAAGAGGCCCTGAATCAGATGAGTCGTTTAATACGGAGAGATCGGAATCATCCGTCTATCATTCTATGGTCGCTAGGTAACGAGGAGATGAATATTCAGGGCAGGCCTAGAGGTGTCCGCATCCTGAACAGGCTGCAGCGACTGGCCCATAAGCTCGACCCGACGCGAAAATGCACGTACGGGATGAATGCTCAATGGCTGACAATGACTGATTTTCATGAGCTGAATGGCTTCCATATTGATGTGCACGGATTCAATTACATGATGCTTCGCAATAAACATGCGTATAAGGATTTCCGGGCGAAATATCCGGGCCAAGGCTTGCTGGGCACCGAGAACGCCTCTACCTTATCGACCCGGGGCTTGTATACGGAAGAGCAGAGCTCGGTTCCACTACACGTCGCTGAGCATGCCTTGCCTAGGATTATCTGGTCGAATCCGGATCGGGAAGGAATCGTTAGTGCCTACGGAGAAACCTATCCGGTGTGGGGAGCCCGCCCAGAAGAGGCGTGGCAGGCTGCAGCGGAAGAAGACTATGTAGCCGGCCTGTTTGTCTGGACGGGATTTGATTATCGGGGCGAGACCATTCCTTATGAATGGCCGAGCGTCGTGTCCCGCTTTGGCATAATGGATTTATGTGGATTTGCCAAAGACATCTATTACTATTATCAAGCACGGTGGACAGATGAGCCTGTGCTGCATCTATTTCCGCACTGGACATGGCAGGGCAGAGAAGGCGACATCATCGACGTCTGGAGTTACTCTAACCTAGAAGACGTTGAACTGTTTCTGAACGGACGCAGTCTGGGCAAGCAACCAGTACCGGTCTATGGCCCTGTGAAGTGGCAAGTTCCGTATGAAGCCGGACGTCTGACAGCCTGTGGCTGGCAGCAGGGAAAGCTGGTGAAGGAAACCGTTGTGAGGACAGCTTCAGAGCCTCTCCGACTTGACTTGTCCACATCCCGTGCTGAGCTGTCTGCCAATGATGAGGATGTATGTATCGTACAGGTTGCGGTGAAAGACCAGGCTGGGGTGTTCGTTCCTGATGCTGACCAGGAAGTGAGCTTTACTTTGGAGGGGCCGGGAATCATACTGGGCACGGGCAATGGGAATCCGCTGAGCCATGAACAGGATAAAACACCGCAGCGCCGGTTGTATCATGGCCTATGCCAAGTACTGGTACAGGTCAAAGGAGCGGCGGGGATAATCAAGCTGAAAGCCCAGTCTCCGGGGCTGGAGGCTGCGCAGCTAGTCATTCAGATTCATCAAGCTGATCCATTGCTGCCTTTCGTAGCCGTCATCGACAAAGAGCAGGCAACACGGAATAGTTCGATGCAGCGGGATGCTGCAGACGGAGGGCTGTAA